The following are encoded in a window of Mustelus asterias chromosome 11, sMusAst1.hap1.1, whole genome shotgun sequence genomic DNA:
- the znf281b gene encoding zinc finger protein 281b isoform X3 has translation MGVAGWPAFIAHPRRAFESQPHCCGSGVTCRSDQVRYEKDYLTIPKPGNVKRAKKQNSQSQDAKPKRKRSETSKSSTSGDGTSLLHGPKVHICEHCCASFRSSYHLRRHVLIHTGERPFQCSQCNMCFIQKYLLQRHEKIHSGEKPFCCDQCNMRFIQKYHMERHKRTHSGEKPYQCHTCQQYFSRTDRLLKHRRTCGEVLGKSENGMEPGPSNQMGNGCFTSTQGARKKAKSKATSQETKEKAARKKNKTTISELPSSLTTCKDKLSVYNMHEYAVEMPMVSSSMKLGSEEDLQTRAPKLVIKKVNRKSPQRTGLNSTTPLVIPATELVRQKLMANKQGTLELNNSTSMDNIVLLQNTGNKTEQASNCNYDDAMQFFKKKRYLQAASSNNDYAVSIGQMASQQSVIQAAVASVMDNEASLTLLDSSPMNVDVKVCHEKSGIPDEVLQSLLDQYSHKHEGQHDVPFDMTDQHIQMHSSGENPEIHENAVCPEPHASRGDKTGMLQEYSKYLQQALERTSQSDGFSLSPGMQFCPTSLPSSLPSHNLFPDKQAYTTPALECGFSPSITSVLPTASPKSHFGLLVGSSQPGIHFPGSEAAHQRLTPSQELVGQLEQQKNLEAGLNHQVYQIENFAQAFGSQFKSGGRVPMTFSSGTSEEAGHRIRTTVSEFSGYTNLLSDANEPISTGAKTPTSQSYR, from the exons GTCAGATATGAAAAAGATTACCTCACTATTCCAAAACCAGGGAATGTTAAGAGGGCAAAGAAACAGAACTCCCAATCTCAGGATGCAAAACCCAAGCGCAAACGAAGTGAAACGTCCAAG TCTTCAACGAGTGGAGATGGTACCAGCCTTTTACATGGTCCGAAGGTTCATATATGTGAGCATTGCTGTGCCTCCTTCCGGAGTTCTTACCATCTTCGTCGCCACGTACTCATTCATACTG GTGAACGACCATTCCAGTGTAGCCAGTGCAACATGTGCTTCATTCAGAAGTATCTGCTTCAAAGGCATGAGAAGATCCACAGTG GAGAGAAGCCATTCTGTTGCGATCAGTGTAATATGAGGTTCATCCAGAAATATCACATGGAGCGACACAAACGGACACACAGTGGAGAAAAGCCTTATCAGTGCCACACTTGTCAACAG TATTTTTCCCGAACAGACAGGTTATTAAAGCACAGACGAACATGTGGTGAAGTCCTTGGTAAAAGTGAAAATGGAATGGAACCTGGACCATCCAATCAAATGGGAAATGGTTGTTTCACATCAACTCAGGGAGCACGCAAAAAAGCAAAATCAAAAGCTacatctcaggagactaaggaaaagGCAGCTCGCAAAAAGAATAAAACCACCATCTCTGAACTTCCAAGTAGCTTGACCACCTGTAAAGATAAATTGTCTGTATATAACATGCATGAATATGCTGTTGAGATGCCGATGGTGTCCTCTAGTATGAAGTTGGGAAGTGAAGAGGATTTGCAAACAAGAGCACCTAAATTGGTAATCAAAAAGGTGAATAGGAAGAGCCCTCAAAGGACAGGTCTGAACAGTACAACACCTCTTGTTATACCTGCCACGGAGCTGGTGAGGCAAAAGCTGATGGCTAATAAGCAAGGGACTTTGGAATTGAACAATAGCACCAGCATGGATAATATTGTCTTGCTGCAGAACACAGGCAATAAGACGGAACAGGCTAGCAACTGCAACTATGATGATGCTATGCAGTTTTTTAAGAAAAAAAGATACTTGCAAGCTGCTTCCAGTAACAATGACTATGCAGTAAGTATAGGACAGATGGCATCTCAACAATCTGTAATTCAGGCAGCAGTTGCCAGTGTGATGGATAATGAAGCCTCGCTTACACTGCTAGACTCTTCTCCGATGAATGTGGATGTGAAAGTCTGTCATGAAAAGTCTGGAATTCCAGATGAGGTCCTTCAAAGCCTTCTGGACCAATATTCCCACAAACATGAGGGCCAGCATGATGTTCCTTTTGATATGACTGACCAACATATCCAAATGCATTCTTCAGGAGAGAATCCGGAGATACATGAGAATGCTGTTTGCCCAGAACCACATGCATCTCGTGGTGACAAAACAGGAATGCTCCAAGAATATTCAAAGTACCTGCAGCAAGCTTTGGAGAGAACAAGTCAAAGTGACGGTTTTTCACTCAGCCCAGGGATGCAGTTTTGTCCCACTAGTCTTCCATCGAGTCTCCCCAGCCATAATTTATTCCCTGACAAACAGGCATATACCACACCTGCACTTGAGTGTGGTTTCAGTCCATCTATTACCTCAGTATTGCCAACCGCCTCACCaaaatcacattttggtttgttGGTTGGAAGTTCCCAACCTGGCATTCACTTTCCTGGTTCAGAAGCTGCTCATCAAAGGCTGACGCCATCCCAAGAGTTGGTGGGGCAGCTGGAACAGCAAAAGAACTTGGAGGCTGGCCTGAATCATCAGGTCTATCAGATTGAGAATTTTGCCCAGGCCTTTGGATCTCAGTTTAAGTCAGGTGGGAGAGTGCCAATGACTTTCAGCAGTGGCACCAGCGAAGAGGCAGGCCACAGAATAAGGACTACAGTTTCTGAATTCTCAGGGTACACTAATTTGTTGTCTGATGCTAATGAGCCAATTAGTACAGGAGCCAAGACTCCAACCAGCCAAAGTTACAGGTAA